The genomic region CCTTACTAAAGGAAAGTAATTAGATGAATATGAGGGTTCATTTTACAAGGATAAATAAGCATCACCTGCTGGAAAGTGCTCAGTGATGCTAGGATTGACCCTCCGATCCAGACACTGTACATCCTTTCAGGTGGCGCCACTACCTTAATTTTCATGCGGCTTGGAGCAAGAGCTGCTATTTCCTTGCTCATACGATCAGCAATACCAGGGAACATAGTCGATCCACCACTGAGCACAATGTTTCCGTAGAGATCCTTCCTAATATCCACATCACGTTTCATGATGGAGTTGTAGGAAGTTTCGTGAATGCCTGCAGCTTCCATTCCAATCAATGATGGCTGGAACAACACTTCCGGACAGCGGAACCCTTCAGCACCAATAGTGTTAACTTGTCCATCAGGCAGCTCGTAACTCTTCTCTACTGCAGAGCTGTTCGTTGCAGTCTCCAGTTCCTGCTCAAAATCAAGCGCGACGTATGCAAGCTTCTCCTTCACATCTCGAAGGATTTCCCGTTCTGCGCTGGTGGTGAACTCGAAACCTCTGTCATCCGTGAGATCACGACCAGCAAAATCCTTCTCCTTTACTTCACCAACATTTTTCTTGTACCTTCCATTCAGGATCTTCATGAGATAATCCGTAAGATCACGACCAGCAAGATCCAACTGCAGAATAGCATGGGGGAGTGCATAACCCTCGTAAATAGGAACAGTGTAGCTGACCCCATCACCAGATTCCAGCACTATACCTGTTCGACAAAAACCAATACTCAATAACTCAATCAAATTAGTGACTCTCATCAAATTCGACAAAAACCCCATGAGTTATTTTTAAAGGAACTTCAATAAAGTGCGAAAAATCACAAGTTGATAATCATGTCAGGATGTCAAATTAGCACCCACAAAAGAGCTAATTTTGAATAACTGTTGcttgctattttttaaatcaaaagatatttttctaactcttttatttttcagagtattttacacattttatttttcaagagtATTTTTTcagagtatatatataggctcTACCTCCCGCccatttcaaattcatttcaatttctcacAAATGGAACCAAATAGGGTTTTCATACCTCAAGTATCCACACGATCAGACCTTCCTCCCAGAATGCCCAAGCACCTACCACATTTCGTCCGTTTCCCAGTGAAGAGATCCAAATTCAAGATTTCTCTTAAACAGGTTCTTTCCAAATCAGAACCCAGTACGAGACTGTCCCTCCGACGCCTCCTCCGCGGCAAGCAAGGAACATTCCTCCGCGGCAAGCAAGGAACATTCCGCCGCTGGTGAGGAAGATTGCAAggacaattttatatttcgtGTTTCTAAAGGCAATTGGTAAATGATCATGCAGTTTGTGTGAATATAGTGATTGTCAATGATAAACATGTTGTTTGTGTAATAAAGAATGTAGATAATGTTGTGcaagaaaatatgaatgaaagtGTTTTTTCGATACCTTCTGTTTTTGGCATGCTAAAAAATGTGGGCGGCGGGCCTGTCgggagggggagagagagagagggagggggggggggcgggCGGgcgggagagagagagagagggcgGGCTGGCGTGAAAGTTAACTGTGGTTGATGAAGGATGGTCTTAGATTTTCTTCATTGTGTACACAATTATAGGATGGTCTTAGGTTGTCTTCATTGTGTAAATgatccctttttttttgtttaagtttTTCCAAATATTCGCTTGGCCCATTAATGAATTCTTTGACTTGCTTCCCTTCAGTCATAGTCGTAGCCTTCTagactctttttctttttgggatgAATTCCATGACAAACCTGGGTTATGCTTggattcattttatttttattctatgatttatatattcttgatttca from Sesamum indicum cultivar Zhongzhi No. 13 linkage group LG3, S_indicum_v1.0, whole genome shotgun sequence harbors:
- the LOC105159388 gene encoding actin-like encodes the protein MKILNGRYKKNVGEVKEKDFAGRDLTDDRGFEFTTSAEREILRDVKEKLAYVALDFEQELETATNSSAVEKSYELPDGQVNTIGAEGFRCPEVLFQPSLIGMEAAGIHETSYNSIMKRDVDIRKDLYGNIVLSGGSTMFPGIADRMSKEIAALAPSRMKIKVVAPPERMYSVWIGGSILASLSTFQQVMLIYPCKMNPHIHLITFL